Proteins encoded together in one Lathyrus oleraceus cultivar Zhongwan6 chromosome 5, CAAS_Psat_ZW6_1.0, whole genome shotgun sequence window:
- the LOC127078627 gene encoding uncharacterized protein LOC127078627, producing the protein MTQLEKPTFSFSFAAVLFRRFKQNSSSKMDRLLSASNVQDHPFYDDIYFLLHLKDEGILYPLSGERFENKVRFHWDKLPVRDMRHNFSFNILGPFSFNGTNKKIMLWNPTTTEFKIIYAKSSCFSKVWSNQYQVGSDHVKDDYKMIRHTHCPPKSNCRISSFWEFSYFWEIFSLNNNSWRKIDEDYPHSNFTYGEEVYEDGVSHWLDKTWLVLFDFVKEYFITTPKPFNRFIASILLTILNGSIAYIENFKETITFYIEIMGELGVKELWTKLFIVRPFT; encoded by the exons ATGACCCAATTAGAGAAGCCTACGTTCTCTTTTTCCTTTGCGGCAGTGCTATTTCGCCGATTCAAACAAAACTCATCGTCGAAGATGGATCGGTTGTTGTCTGCTTCAAATGTTCAG GATCATCCTTTTTATGATGATATATATTTTCTCCTACATCTCAAAGACGAAGGTATTTTATACCCTCTTTCTGGTGAGAGGTTTGAGAATAAAGTTAGATTTCATTGGGATAAGCTTCCTGTGAGAGATATGAGACACAACTTTTCTTTTAATATTTTGGGTCCATTTAGTTTTAACGGCACTAATAAAAAAATAATGTTGTGGAACCCGACTACCACAGAATTCAAGATCATTTATGCCAAATCTAGTTGTTTTTCAAAGGTTTGGTCCAATCAATATCAAGTCGGTTCTGATCATGTTAAGGATGACTATAAGATGATTAGGCACACTCATTGTCCTCCCAAAAGTAACTGCAGGATTTCCTCCTTCTGGGAGTTTTCCTACTTTTGGGAGATATTTAGCCTAAACAATAACTCTTGGAGGAAAATTGATGAAGATTATCCTCATTCAAATTTCACTTATGGAGAAGAAGTGTACGAGGATGGAGTGTCTCATTGGTTGGACAAAACATGGTTGGTGTTATTTGACTTCGTCAAAGAATATTTCATTACAACACCCAAACCTTTCAATAGGTTTATTGCCAGTATACTATTGACAATATTAAATGGATCTATTGCTTATATAGAAAACTTTAAAGAAACAATTACATTTTATATTGAAATAATGGGTGAACTCGGTGTAAAAGAATTATGGACTAAACTCTTTATTGTTAGGCCTTTCACTTGA